Proteins encoded in a region of the Sparus aurata chromosome 6, fSpaAur1.1, whole genome shotgun sequence genome:
- the lhfpl5a gene encoding LHFPL tetraspan subfamily member 5 protein: protein MLPAQEAAKIYHTNYVRNARAVGVLWTVFTITFAVITVVVFIQPYWIGDSVNTPQAGYFGLFHYCIGNALTSELTCKGSALDFGSIPSGAFKTAMFFVGISMLLVVGSIVCFSLFFFCNAGSVYKICAWMQLASSTCMVIGCMIYPDGWDSEQVKRMCGQRTDKYTLGNCTVRWAYILAIISIMDSLILSMVAFSLGSRQDKLLPEDFQVEGKDNA, encoded by the exons ATGCTTCCGGCGCAGGAGGCAGCCAAAATCTACCACACCAACTACGTGCGTAACGCGCGCGCCGTGGGCGTGCTGTGGACGGTGTTTACCATCACCTTCGCCGTCATCACCGTGGTGGTGTTCATCCAGCCCTACTGGATCGGGGACAGCGTGAACACGCCGCAGGCCGGCTACTTTGGCCTCTTCCACTACTGCATCGGGAACGCGCTCACCTCGGAGCTCACCTGCAAAGGGAGCGCGCTGGACTTCGGCTCCATCCCGTCCGGCGCCTTCAAGACGGCCATGTTCTTCGTGGGGATCTCCATGCTGCTGGTGGTGGGCAGCATCGTCTGCttcagcctcttcttcttctgcaacGCGGGGAGCGTGTACAAGATCTGCGCCTGGATGCAGCTGGCCTCCA GTACCTGCATGGTGATTGGCTGTATGATCTATCCTGACGGCTGGGACTCGGAGCAGGTGAAGCGCATGTGTGGCCAGCGGACCGACAAATACACCCTGGGCAACTGCACGGTGCGCTGGGCCTACATCCTGGCCATTATCAGCATCATGGACTCGCTCATCCTCTCCATGGTGGCCTTCAGCCTGGGCAGCCGGCAGGACAAGCTGCTGCCCGAGGACTTCCAGGTGGAGGGCAAAG ATAACGCCTAA
- the srpk1b gene encoding SRSF protein kinase 1b isoform X2: MERKVLAMQARKKRTRPRKPGKKPEPHGRGGGSQPGQADSPLPEQDEEILGSDDDEQEDPNDYCRGGYHHVKIGDLFNGRYHVIRKLGWGHFSTVWLAWDIQEKRFVAMKVVKSAEHYTETALDEIKLLKSVRNTDPSDPNRERVVQLLDDFKISGMNGTHVCMVFEVLGYHLLKWIIKSNYQGLPLPCVKSIIRQVLQGLDYLHTKCKIIHTDIKPENILLTVNEPYIKKMAAEATQWQKTGAAPPSGSAVSTAPVSKPMAKMSKNKKKKMKKKQKKQAELLEKRIQDMEGGTTPEGGAEEEDDEETTTTTETTEDATSSATLSMSATLQDIASHAMTDSTPDEQPQQTPEENECREDAAEDDNRMEVNCNGHASTPESESSQEVQGTKLSTEEQEDQLNANRPESNSEAEDMLGNKEEQQTCNGSPEDPQHLPASVSPDSVTVELKEGDKEEKMDTRRETKREEEEDDGNIDASASLLVDPLEPANADKLQVKIADLGNACWVNKHFTDDIQTRQYRSLEVLTGAGYSTPADIWSTACMAFELATGDYLFEPHSGEDYSRDEDHIALIIELLGKVPRKLILAGKYSKEFFTKKGDLRHITRLKPWGLLDVLVEKYEWSKDEAHTFSSFLLPMLDLVPERRATAAHCLSHPWLTS, translated from the exons ACCAGAACCTCACGGTCGTGGAGGCGGCTCTCAGCCGGGCCAGGCAGACTCTCCACTCCCAGAGCAGGACGAGGAGATCCTAGGCTCTGATGACGATGAGCAGGAGGACCCCAACGACTACTGCAGGG GTGGATATCACCATGTGAAGATTGGAGATCTGTTCAACGGGAGATACCATGTGATCCGCAAGCTGGGCTGGGGGCACTTCTCCACTGTGTGGCTGGCCTGGGACATCCA ggaGAAGCGCTTTGTGGCCATGAAGGTTGTAAAAAGTGCTGAACATTACACAGAGACGGCTCTGGATGAGATCAAGCTGCTCAAATCC gtgAGAAACACAGATCCAAGTGACcccaacagagagagagtggtGCAGCTTCTAGACGACTTCAAAATTTCCGGCATGAATGGGACTC ATGTGTGCATGGTTTTCGAGGTGCTGGGTTATCACCTGCTGAAGTGGATCATCAAGTCTAACTATCAAGGCCTCCCCCTGCCCTGTGTTAAAAGCATCATACGACAG GTTCTGCAGGGTCTAGACTACCTCCACACCAAGTGCAAGATTATCCACACAGACATCAAACCAGAGAACATCCTGCTGACTGTCAATGAGCCCTACATCAAGAAAATGGCTGCTGAAGCTACGCAGTGGCAGAAGACTGGCGCCGCACCTCCTTCTGGTTCTGCAG TGAGTACAGCCCCAGTCTCCAAACCA ATGGCCAAAATGTCgaagaacaaaaagaagaagatgaagaagaagcaaAAGAAGCAGGCAGAGCTACTGGAGAAGAGGATTCAGGACATGGAGGGAGGGACAACACCTGaaggaggagcagaagaggaggatgatgaagagACGACGACAACAACAGAGACCACCGAAGATGCAACATCCTCAGCCACCCTGTCCATGTCTGCCACGCTGCAGGACATCGCCAGCCATGCAATGACAG ACTCGACTCCTGATGAGCAGCCGCAGCAGACGCCAGAAGAAAATGAATGCAGAGAGGATGCAGCCGAGGATGACAACAGGATGGAGGTGAACTGCAATGGACACGCCTCCACACCGGAGAGCGAGAGCAGCCAGGAGGTACAAGGGACCAAGCTGTCGacggaggagcaggaggaccaACTGAACGCAAATCGACCAGAAAGTAACTCGGAGGCTGAGGACATGTTGGGTAACAAAGAAGAGCAACAGACCTGTAACGGTTCACCCGAGGACCCGCAGCATCTCCCTGCCTCCGTCAGCCCAGACTCTGTCACTGTGGAGCTGAAGGAGGGAGACAAGGAGGAGAAGATGGACACTCGCAGGGAGAccaaaagagaggaggaagaagacgatGGCAATATCG ATGCATCGGCTAGTTTGTTAGTAGACCCCCTGGAGCCTGCTAATGCTGACAAGCTGCAGGTTAAGATTGCTGACTTGGGCAACGCCTGCTGGGTG AACAAACATTTCACAGACGACATCCAGACACGGCAGTATCGTTCTCTTGAGGTGCTGACAGGAGCCGGATACAGTACACCTGCAGACATCTGGAGCACGGCATGcatg GCCTTTGAGCTTGCCACTGGAGATTATCTGTTTGAACCCCACTCTGGAGAAGACTACTCCAGAGATGAAG ACCACATAGCGCTGATCATCGAGCTGCTGGGTAAAGTTCCTCGGAAGCTGATCCTGGCAGGCAAATACTCAAAGGAGTTCTTCACCAAGAAAG GTGACCTGCGTCACATCACCAGGCTGAAGCCGTGGGGGTTGCTTGACGTATTGGTAGAAAAGTACGAGTGGTCCAAAGACGAGGCACACACCTTCAGCAGCTTCCTGCTGCCCATGCTGGACCTGGTGCCTGAAAGGAGGGCCACGGCGGCCCACTGCCTCTCCCATCCATGGCTCACGTCCTAG
- the srpk1b gene encoding SRSF protein kinase 1b isoform X4 gives MGIRASCRPEPHGRGGGSQPGQADSPLPEQDEEILGSDDDEQEDPNDYCRGGYHHVKIGDLFNGRYHVIRKLGWGHFSTVWLAWDIQEKRFVAMKVVKSAEHYTETALDEIKLLKSVRNTDPSDPNRERVVQLLDDFKISGMNGTHVCMVFEVLGYHLLKWIIKSNYQGLPLPCVKSIIRQVLQGLDYLHTKCKIIHTDIKPENILLTVNEPYIKKMAAEATQWQKTGAAPPSGSAVSTAPVSKPMAKMSKNKKKKMKKKQKKQAELLEKRIQDMEGGTTPEGGAEEEDDEETTTTTETTEDATSSATLSMSATLQDIASHAMTDSTPDEQPQQTPEENECREDAAEDDNRMEVNCNGHASTPESESSQEVQGTKLSTEEQEDQLNANRPESNSEAEDMLGNKEEQQTCNGSPEDPQHLPASVSPDSVTVELKEGDKEEKMDTRRETKREEEEDDGNIDASASLLVDPLEPANADKLQVKIADLGNACWVNKHFTDDIQTRQYRSLEVLTGAGYSTPADIWSTACMAFELATGDYLFEPHSGEDYSRDEDHIALIIELLGKVPRKLILAGKYSKEFFTKKGDLRHITRLKPWGLLDVLVEKYEWSKDEAHTFSSFLLPMLDLVPERRATAAHCLSHPWLTS, from the exons ATGGGCATCCGTGCATCTTGCAG ACCAGAACCTCACGGTCGTGGAGGCGGCTCTCAGCCGGGCCAGGCAGACTCTCCACTCCCAGAGCAGGACGAGGAGATCCTAGGCTCTGATGACGATGAGCAGGAGGACCCCAACGACTACTGCAGGG GTGGATATCACCATGTGAAGATTGGAGATCTGTTCAACGGGAGATACCATGTGATCCGCAAGCTGGGCTGGGGGCACTTCTCCACTGTGTGGCTGGCCTGGGACATCCA ggaGAAGCGCTTTGTGGCCATGAAGGTTGTAAAAAGTGCTGAACATTACACAGAGACGGCTCTGGATGAGATCAAGCTGCTCAAATCC gtgAGAAACACAGATCCAAGTGACcccaacagagagagagtggtGCAGCTTCTAGACGACTTCAAAATTTCCGGCATGAATGGGACTC ATGTGTGCATGGTTTTCGAGGTGCTGGGTTATCACCTGCTGAAGTGGATCATCAAGTCTAACTATCAAGGCCTCCCCCTGCCCTGTGTTAAAAGCATCATACGACAG GTTCTGCAGGGTCTAGACTACCTCCACACCAAGTGCAAGATTATCCACACAGACATCAAACCAGAGAACATCCTGCTGACTGTCAATGAGCCCTACATCAAGAAAATGGCTGCTGAAGCTACGCAGTGGCAGAAGACTGGCGCCGCACCTCCTTCTGGTTCTGCAG TGAGTACAGCCCCAGTCTCCAAACCA ATGGCCAAAATGTCgaagaacaaaaagaagaagatgaagaagaagcaaAAGAAGCAGGCAGAGCTACTGGAGAAGAGGATTCAGGACATGGAGGGAGGGACAACACCTGaaggaggagcagaagaggaggatgatgaagagACGACGACAACAACAGAGACCACCGAAGATGCAACATCCTCAGCCACCCTGTCCATGTCTGCCACGCTGCAGGACATCGCCAGCCATGCAATGACAG ACTCGACTCCTGATGAGCAGCCGCAGCAGACGCCAGAAGAAAATGAATGCAGAGAGGATGCAGCCGAGGATGACAACAGGATGGAGGTGAACTGCAATGGACACGCCTCCACACCGGAGAGCGAGAGCAGCCAGGAGGTACAAGGGACCAAGCTGTCGacggaggagcaggaggaccaACTGAACGCAAATCGACCAGAAAGTAACTCGGAGGCTGAGGACATGTTGGGTAACAAAGAAGAGCAACAGACCTGTAACGGTTCACCCGAGGACCCGCAGCATCTCCCTGCCTCCGTCAGCCCAGACTCTGTCACTGTGGAGCTGAAGGAGGGAGACAAGGAGGAGAAGATGGACACTCGCAGGGAGAccaaaagagaggaggaagaagacgatGGCAATATCG ATGCATCGGCTAGTTTGTTAGTAGACCCCCTGGAGCCTGCTAATGCTGACAAGCTGCAGGTTAAGATTGCTGACTTGGGCAACGCCTGCTGGGTG AACAAACATTTCACAGACGACATCCAGACACGGCAGTATCGTTCTCTTGAGGTGCTGACAGGAGCCGGATACAGTACACCTGCAGACATCTGGAGCACGGCATGcatg GCCTTTGAGCTTGCCACTGGAGATTATCTGTTTGAACCCCACTCTGGAGAAGACTACTCCAGAGATGAAG ACCACATAGCGCTGATCATCGAGCTGCTGGGTAAAGTTCCTCGGAAGCTGATCCTGGCAGGCAAATACTCAAAGGAGTTCTTCACCAAGAAAG GTGACCTGCGTCACATCACCAGGCTGAAGCCGTGGGGGTTGCTTGACGTATTGGTAGAAAAGTACGAGTGGTCCAAAGACGAGGCACACACCTTCAGCAGCTTCCTGCTGCCCATGCTGGACCTGGTGCCTGAAAGGAGGGCCACGGCGGCCCACTGCCTCTCCCATCCATGGCTCACGTCCTAG
- the srpk1b gene encoding SRSF protein kinase 1b isoform X3, translating into MQARKKRTRPRKPGKKPEPHGRGGGSQPGQADSPLPEQDEEILGSDDDEQEDPNDYCRGGYHHVKIGDLFNGRYHVIRKLGWGHFSTVWLAWDIQEKRFVAMKVVKSAEHYTETALDEIKLLKSVRNTDPSDPNRERVVQLLDDFKISGMNGTHVCMVFEVLGYHLLKWIIKSNYQGLPLPCVKSIIRQVLQGLDYLHTKCKIIHTDIKPENILLTVNEPYIKKMAAEATQWQKTGAAPPSGSAVSTAPVSKPMAKMSKNKKKKMKKKQKKQAELLEKRIQDMEGGTTPEGGAEEEDDEETTTTTETTEDATSSATLSMSATLQDIASHAMTDSTPDEQPQQTPEENECREDAAEDDNRMEVNCNGHASTPESESSQEVQGTKLSTEEQEDQLNANRPESNSEAEDMLGNKEEQQTCNGSPEDPQHLPASVSPDSVTVELKEGDKEEKMDTRRETKREEEEDDGNIDASASLLVDPLEPANADKLQVKIADLGNACWVNKHFTDDIQTRQYRSLEVLTGAGYSTPADIWSTACMAFELATGDYLFEPHSGEDYSRDEDHIALIIELLGKVPRKLILAGKYSKEFFTKKGDLRHITRLKPWGLLDVLVEKYEWSKDEAHTFSSFLLPMLDLVPERRATAAHCLSHPWLTS; encoded by the exons ACCAGAACCTCACGGTCGTGGAGGCGGCTCTCAGCCGGGCCAGGCAGACTCTCCACTCCCAGAGCAGGACGAGGAGATCCTAGGCTCTGATGACGATGAGCAGGAGGACCCCAACGACTACTGCAGGG GTGGATATCACCATGTGAAGATTGGAGATCTGTTCAACGGGAGATACCATGTGATCCGCAAGCTGGGCTGGGGGCACTTCTCCACTGTGTGGCTGGCCTGGGACATCCA ggaGAAGCGCTTTGTGGCCATGAAGGTTGTAAAAAGTGCTGAACATTACACAGAGACGGCTCTGGATGAGATCAAGCTGCTCAAATCC gtgAGAAACACAGATCCAAGTGACcccaacagagagagagtggtGCAGCTTCTAGACGACTTCAAAATTTCCGGCATGAATGGGACTC ATGTGTGCATGGTTTTCGAGGTGCTGGGTTATCACCTGCTGAAGTGGATCATCAAGTCTAACTATCAAGGCCTCCCCCTGCCCTGTGTTAAAAGCATCATACGACAG GTTCTGCAGGGTCTAGACTACCTCCACACCAAGTGCAAGATTATCCACACAGACATCAAACCAGAGAACATCCTGCTGACTGTCAATGAGCCCTACATCAAGAAAATGGCTGCTGAAGCTACGCAGTGGCAGAAGACTGGCGCCGCACCTCCTTCTGGTTCTGCAG TGAGTACAGCCCCAGTCTCCAAACCA ATGGCCAAAATGTCgaagaacaaaaagaagaagatgaagaagaagcaaAAGAAGCAGGCAGAGCTACTGGAGAAGAGGATTCAGGACATGGAGGGAGGGACAACACCTGaaggaggagcagaagaggaggatgatgaagagACGACGACAACAACAGAGACCACCGAAGATGCAACATCCTCAGCCACCCTGTCCATGTCTGCCACGCTGCAGGACATCGCCAGCCATGCAATGACAG ACTCGACTCCTGATGAGCAGCCGCAGCAGACGCCAGAAGAAAATGAATGCAGAGAGGATGCAGCCGAGGATGACAACAGGATGGAGGTGAACTGCAATGGACACGCCTCCACACCGGAGAGCGAGAGCAGCCAGGAGGTACAAGGGACCAAGCTGTCGacggaggagcaggaggaccaACTGAACGCAAATCGACCAGAAAGTAACTCGGAGGCTGAGGACATGTTGGGTAACAAAGAAGAGCAACAGACCTGTAACGGTTCACCCGAGGACCCGCAGCATCTCCCTGCCTCCGTCAGCCCAGACTCTGTCACTGTGGAGCTGAAGGAGGGAGACAAGGAGGAGAAGATGGACACTCGCAGGGAGAccaaaagagaggaggaagaagacgatGGCAATATCG ATGCATCGGCTAGTTTGTTAGTAGACCCCCTGGAGCCTGCTAATGCTGACAAGCTGCAGGTTAAGATTGCTGACTTGGGCAACGCCTGCTGGGTG AACAAACATTTCACAGACGACATCCAGACACGGCAGTATCGTTCTCTTGAGGTGCTGACAGGAGCCGGATACAGTACACCTGCAGACATCTGGAGCACGGCATGcatg GCCTTTGAGCTTGCCACTGGAGATTATCTGTTTGAACCCCACTCTGGAGAAGACTACTCCAGAGATGAAG ACCACATAGCGCTGATCATCGAGCTGCTGGGTAAAGTTCCTCGGAAGCTGATCCTGGCAGGCAAATACTCAAAGGAGTTCTTCACCAAGAAAG GTGACCTGCGTCACATCACCAGGCTGAAGCCGTGGGGGTTGCTTGACGTATTGGTAGAAAAGTACGAGTGGTCCAAAGACGAGGCACACACCTTCAGCAGCTTCCTGCTGCCCATGCTGGACCTGGTGCCTGAAAGGAGGGCCACGGCGGCCCACTGCCTCTCCCATCCATGGCTCACGTCCTAG
- the srpk1b gene encoding SRSF protein kinase 1b isoform X1: protein MWLLDWIFSINTAVVKLASGLTCKPEPHGRGGGSQPGQADSPLPEQDEEILGSDDDEQEDPNDYCRGGYHHVKIGDLFNGRYHVIRKLGWGHFSTVWLAWDIQEKRFVAMKVVKSAEHYTETALDEIKLLKSVRNTDPSDPNRERVVQLLDDFKISGMNGTHVCMVFEVLGYHLLKWIIKSNYQGLPLPCVKSIIRQVLQGLDYLHTKCKIIHTDIKPENILLTVNEPYIKKMAAEATQWQKTGAAPPSGSAVSTAPVSKPMAKMSKNKKKKMKKKQKKQAELLEKRIQDMEGGTTPEGGAEEEDDEETTTTTETTEDATSSATLSMSATLQDIASHAMTDSTPDEQPQQTPEENECREDAAEDDNRMEVNCNGHASTPESESSQEVQGTKLSTEEQEDQLNANRPESNSEAEDMLGNKEEQQTCNGSPEDPQHLPASVSPDSVTVELKEGDKEEKMDTRRETKREEEEDDGNIDASASLLVDPLEPANADKLQVKIADLGNACWVNKHFTDDIQTRQYRSLEVLTGAGYSTPADIWSTACMAFELATGDYLFEPHSGEDYSRDEDHIALIIELLGKVPRKLILAGKYSKEFFTKKGDLRHITRLKPWGLLDVLVEKYEWSKDEAHTFSSFLLPMLDLVPERRATAAHCLSHPWLTS from the exons ACCAGAACCTCACGGTCGTGGAGGCGGCTCTCAGCCGGGCCAGGCAGACTCTCCACTCCCAGAGCAGGACGAGGAGATCCTAGGCTCTGATGACGATGAGCAGGAGGACCCCAACGACTACTGCAGGG GTGGATATCACCATGTGAAGATTGGAGATCTGTTCAACGGGAGATACCATGTGATCCGCAAGCTGGGCTGGGGGCACTTCTCCACTGTGTGGCTGGCCTGGGACATCCA ggaGAAGCGCTTTGTGGCCATGAAGGTTGTAAAAAGTGCTGAACATTACACAGAGACGGCTCTGGATGAGATCAAGCTGCTCAAATCC gtgAGAAACACAGATCCAAGTGACcccaacagagagagagtggtGCAGCTTCTAGACGACTTCAAAATTTCCGGCATGAATGGGACTC ATGTGTGCATGGTTTTCGAGGTGCTGGGTTATCACCTGCTGAAGTGGATCATCAAGTCTAACTATCAAGGCCTCCCCCTGCCCTGTGTTAAAAGCATCATACGACAG GTTCTGCAGGGTCTAGACTACCTCCACACCAAGTGCAAGATTATCCACACAGACATCAAACCAGAGAACATCCTGCTGACTGTCAATGAGCCCTACATCAAGAAAATGGCTGCTGAAGCTACGCAGTGGCAGAAGACTGGCGCCGCACCTCCTTCTGGTTCTGCAG TGAGTACAGCCCCAGTCTCCAAACCA ATGGCCAAAATGTCgaagaacaaaaagaagaagatgaagaagaagcaaAAGAAGCAGGCAGAGCTACTGGAGAAGAGGATTCAGGACATGGAGGGAGGGACAACACCTGaaggaggagcagaagaggaggatgatgaagagACGACGACAACAACAGAGACCACCGAAGATGCAACATCCTCAGCCACCCTGTCCATGTCTGCCACGCTGCAGGACATCGCCAGCCATGCAATGACAG ACTCGACTCCTGATGAGCAGCCGCAGCAGACGCCAGAAGAAAATGAATGCAGAGAGGATGCAGCCGAGGATGACAACAGGATGGAGGTGAACTGCAATGGACACGCCTCCACACCGGAGAGCGAGAGCAGCCAGGAGGTACAAGGGACCAAGCTGTCGacggaggagcaggaggaccaACTGAACGCAAATCGACCAGAAAGTAACTCGGAGGCTGAGGACATGTTGGGTAACAAAGAAGAGCAACAGACCTGTAACGGTTCACCCGAGGACCCGCAGCATCTCCCTGCCTCCGTCAGCCCAGACTCTGTCACTGTGGAGCTGAAGGAGGGAGACAAGGAGGAGAAGATGGACACTCGCAGGGAGAccaaaagagaggaggaagaagacgatGGCAATATCG ATGCATCGGCTAGTTTGTTAGTAGACCCCCTGGAGCCTGCTAATGCTGACAAGCTGCAGGTTAAGATTGCTGACTTGGGCAACGCCTGCTGGGTG AACAAACATTTCACAGACGACATCCAGACACGGCAGTATCGTTCTCTTGAGGTGCTGACAGGAGCCGGATACAGTACACCTGCAGACATCTGGAGCACGGCATGcatg GCCTTTGAGCTTGCCACTGGAGATTATCTGTTTGAACCCCACTCTGGAGAAGACTACTCCAGAGATGAAG ACCACATAGCGCTGATCATCGAGCTGCTGGGTAAAGTTCCTCGGAAGCTGATCCTGGCAGGCAAATACTCAAAGGAGTTCTTCACCAAGAAAG GTGACCTGCGTCACATCACCAGGCTGAAGCCGTGGGGGTTGCTTGACGTATTGGTAGAAAAGTACGAGTGGTCCAAAGACGAGGCACACACCTTCAGCAGCTTCCTGCTGCCCATGCTGGACCTGGTGCCTGAAAGGAGGGCCACGGCGGCCCACTGCCTCTCCCATCCATGGCTCACGTCCTAG